Genomic DNA from Choristoneura fumiferana chromosome 16, NRCan_CFum_1, whole genome shotgun sequence:
ATCTTATATAGAATTTACCTATATCGACAAGATTTCGCCAGAAAAGAAGAACACCAAACGATATAAGATGTTAAGTGTTCCATTGATCACCTCTCGATTAATAACCACTACGATTTTAATTCATGCTAGcaattagaataatttactaTTGAAGATTATCAGATAACAATGTAAATTTTGTCATTCAATTACGGCATCATCGAAGATAACTCAAGATTACACCACAAATGGGTTAACACAAGCCAAACATTTGTGGTTTACAAGGCGATTTATCATCCTAAGAATGTTATCAATGTGGATTTTATTATCTATGATTAGAATGCATGTGCTGGATAATCGTGCGTGGTTTTGTTATTTGGGCGATAATTGAACATTGGATTAGATTGGTATTGTGGGTAAATTCTCTCAGACTGTCAGATAAATGAGGGTACTAGTTTGTTTGACGTAGAATACTTGATCATGGTAACGATTTTGTATAGAAACAtgtatttaatttcttattcATCCATTTACTGCTCTTTGTGTCCTATTTAAAGGTGACCGTTCATTTCACCGTCTTTCATTACGGCGGTTTTAATTTCGTAGATGTGTTCGCAGATGTTTCATTTGTCAGAGAATGTTTGGCATAATTTCATGCAACTTGCTCATTTTGCCTGCTTTTTTATTTGTCCATAAAGCGGCAGAGGTATTTGCAATAGGTGTTTATACAAACATTTGCGTTTGTAAGAAGCAGCTTATACCGGGCATCCGAGGGCATTACGCATTTCCATGGTGTAACATAGAGATatttacagtacaatacaaatattctttattgaacaccataaaTCATTACAACGAGTTTACATGAAAGACAACAAAGAGTAAGGCAGTCAAGACTAGTAGAAGCTAAATTCAGGAAAACGCTTTGACTGATTTTAATAGCTACTATCGTCGACATAGTTGAAGTGGAAGGGGacataggtagtgccacgagagttgaggGGAATGATTATACACAACagttacaaaaagaactgattacaCAAAAGTAGAATGAAtttaatgaatgagtaaatgtcaaaatccggCTGTCATTACacctgttataataataaatatccagGGCATCCAAGCACTTATTATGCATTTTCATGGTGATACATAGAGAcgtacaacacaatacaaatattctttattgaacgcCATAATAGTACCTAAACACAACGAGTTTACAAAAAAGACAGACAAGACTTTTGTAGAAGTGGGATTCGGGAAAAGCTTTTACTGATTTAATAGCTACTACCATCGACCTAGTTAAAGTAGAATAGGATACAAATGAAGCACAAGCATTCAAAGAGAAAGAGACCATTACCCAGCAGTTGGCGGCGTTACGTACCGCTCGGTGCCGCGGCCGCTCTCCACGTCGCCGTCGCTTGGCACGTACATGGAGTAGCCTCGCCGGGAGAGCTCCTCGTCTGGCGAGATCGTCGGGTTCTGGAACGCGTGGTTTTCGTCATCCATCTTGAGCTTCCTGGAATACGGGAATATGGGTTGGTGAagcagttaaataaataaataaaataaataaatatcaagggacaattcacaccaattgacctagtcccaaagtaagcttagcaaagcttgtgttatgggtactaagcaacagataaataaaattatatagatagaaacaacttaaatacatattaaacacccaagacccgagaacaaacattcgtatttttcatacaaatatctgccccgacacgggattcgaacccgggaccttaagcttcgtagtcaggttctctaaccactagactAGGCCGTCTGCTGGACAAGATCAGTTTTCACAATAAAAAGCGAAAGTTGCAGCGACAGAGCAAGGTTAAGGGTTGCCGTTAGTTGATAAGGATCTTGGGAAAGTAATGATTTaataaatcgattatttaaGATCAATTTTGTTATAAACTAAATCATTTATAGATTGGAAGATTAGAACTGTTAGGCAACAATAAGAGACATTATCAGCATGGTTTGGTGATAATGATAAGCAAATCGAACAATTTAATTGGAGACAATTCAGCGTTATTCGATTCAGGAAATGTTATTGTATGAAAATGATGTGGAAAACTCTCTTTTAAGCTTCGCAGTTCGCGTCAGTTTTGAAGGCACCTACAGTATACAAGGAAGAATAGTTTTTCCTCGACTTTTTACCAATGCTTACTACTTACTATTTAAGGATACAGAGAATTTACTAACGATACTGTTAAAATTAATACAACGGCAGATATATTTGAAGAAGAGATACTGACTGCACTCTAACAGATGGCGTCTGACGAAGCTGCTTCTTGACTGATGCCAGCTGCACCCACAGCACGACCAGCAGCAACATCAGCAGCAGGATCGCCGCTCCGAACACCGacagtattattattaactctATCTCCTGGAAAACAAGGATTTCGGGTCAAAGCTGGTGCTTAGTACACTAAAGAAAATCTCGTATTCCATCTATAATATTACCCAGGATACTGTCAGTTTTGGATTAAGTAAACCAcgtaatcaatgaactaaaagaatttccttgctcacccgcgaccttacgatagctaagcttaagtctaacaactggtagcatggtgtacggttgtgtcactctgaagatgagctctggttgagttcgaaacgcgttagtgtagtgtggtggtggtgatggatgggtttgtgtgatttgtgtgtgttcttacagtgtggaggtggaggaactgcatgaacacgcatattttgcataagcttagctatcgtaaggtcgcgggtgagcaaggaaattcttttagttcattgatatggacctccgcaaagtaacgcctgattcaataaatcacgTAATCAATGTTGTTTAAGATCGGAAAACAAAGTATTCGTTGTAAGTAGATAAATCAACGccttttattattgtaatagcaaatacattttataaacaGAAAGGTTCCGCTCTTGTGTCGATCTTACTAACAAATTTACACATACACAATACGCAATACTCAATGACACATACCTACTATATTACTATCTATAATATCGTACTTAATAACATTGTTGTgtatttcctttctttcttttaatttaatcacTAGTTTAGCCGTAAGTACATTTGATCTGTTAAACTGTTGTTTGTGAATTTGGATCTtcgtttgatatacttattataaaagaTTTGGACTGTATACTgtctacaaataaaattaaaaagaacacTCAGAGGTTATTGATGAAGCTACAGCTTGTATACCAGTATctattaaagtacctaccagTTAAATCTGGTCCTAAACTGTGGCAATTTTAAAAGAGGAAGAAATATAAAGGACGAGAAGGCAGTTCTAGTTTCTATTAGAAACAGGCTATCAATaccatattttaaaacaatgatTTCACAGATGTTTATCGACATTGCATGTAACATTTTAATGCATTTGTGGCTTGTTGTGATAAAATCATAAACATGAATTTTGTATTACAGATGACTATCTTATTAGTGATTTTGATGGTATCAAggaataagtaattaaaataagataatgGTTTGGGATCTCTGAATTTGAAAGTTCAATGTTTACAAAATcggaaaaaagtgttttttcaaAGGCGCGTTCAGGATTTTTTTGTCTATTCTAAGAAATTACGAATTcactttattgttttagtttgaAACTGAATTTCGTAAGTTCCGATAGTAGAAAAAGCGGATGTCGACATGGTGTTTTCAACAGATAAACGTATATTGATGACGTAAATTTATGTACGATTATTAGAATACTTTGAGCGATAATAACAACTATTGTTTCGAGTTTCTACAGCTTTGAATTACCGAATTATtgctggtattttttttttattcaatgatCATGCTCAGaaattgtacctactatttaataaatCAATTCATAAAGATTTCAGataaaagtacttacctatcctaaatacatattaattacttatataatcaatttacttattttgtacaattaagagttaatatacataaaaaacaacaaaaagaaTTAACCTAAGAAATCTTAACTAACTATAACTATCAGCAATATACAgtcaaaaagaataaaaaaaaaaaaaactaacgtaaAAATCCCCTCCCTGCATCGCACCCGGTTCAAAAGTCCCCATTATCCCGGCAGCATTGCCCCTCTGTACAGCAATGGACACCTGTTGAACCAGCCACGATCCAGACCGGGGATCGCGCCCCCTATCCCTGAGACGAAGACCCAAGTCCCTAAATAATCAAGGGCCTCCGAACCCCAGGGCTCCGCTGTCTCCACCGCAACCGGCACAAAATCGTACACCGGCTCCAAGGCAGAATACTTCGTATTCGTATATTAATTTGA
This window encodes:
- the LOC141436106 gene encoding uncharacterized protein isoform X3; amino-acid sequence: MEIELIIILSVFGAAILLLMLLLVVLWVQLASVKKQLRQTPSVRVQKLKMDDENHAFQNPTISPDEELSRRGYSMYVPSDGDVESGRGTERYVTPPTAGQTGGQFVEELAREIDSRQQRQSTAPPFLLQSIQENKRKSRLSNPVAQQHQNQTQSRQSETNPNFIY
- the LOC141436106 gene encoding uncharacterized protein isoform X1, which produces MFINPPVKKFDNISENIIHRIAVGLSEEEIELIIILSVFGAAILLLMLLLVVLWVQLASVKKQLRQTPSVRVQKLKMDDENHAFQNPTISPDEELSRRGYSMYVPSDGDVESGRGTERYVTPPTAGQTGGQFVEELAREIDSRQQRQSTAPPFLLQSIQENKRKSRLSNPVAQQHQNQTQSRQSETNPNFIY